In Natranaerovirga hydrolytica, a single window of DNA contains:
- the rbr gene encoding rubrerythrin, whose amino-acid sequence MKKYRCTVCGYIHEGDLSEDFKCPRCKQPASVFVEVEEEVSKDNPYKGTKTEKNLLEAFSGESQARNKYTYFATVARREGYEQLAEIFLKTARNEQEHARIWFEELGKIGNTAENLLQAAEGENYEWTDMYDRFAKDAEEEGYPELAERFRKVGAIEKAHEERYRQLLKNVEMQQVFEKGEEAMWECRVCGHLVMGKKAPEVCPVCSFSQSYFEVRKENY is encoded by the coding sequence ATGAAAAAATACCGTTGTACAGTTTGTGGATACATACACGAAGGAGATTTATCAGAAGACTTTAAATGTCCAAGATGTAAACAACCGGCTTCAGTTTTTGTAGAAGTTGAAGAAGAAGTCAGCAAAGACAATCCATATAAAGGCACAAAAACAGAAAAGAATCTTTTAGAAGCATTCTCAGGCGAAAGTCAAGCTAGAAATAAATACACTTATTTTGCAACTGTTGCAAGAAGAGAAGGCTATGAACAACTTGCAGAAATCTTCTTGAAAACAGCAAGAAACGAACAAGAACATGCACGCATTTGGTTTGAAGAACTTGGAAAAATAGGCAATACAGCAGAGAATTTATTGCAAGCTGCTGAAGGAGAAAACTACGAGTGGACGGATATGTACGACCGTTTTGCAAAAGACGCTGAAGAAGAAGGCTATCCTGAATTAGCAGAACGTTTCCGTAAAGTGGGAGCAATAGAAAAAGCTCACGAAGAACGTTACCGTCAATTGCTTAAAAATGTAGAAATGCAACAAGTATTTGAAAAAGGTGAAGAAGCAATGTGGGAATGTCGTGTTTGTGGACATCTTGTAATGGGTAAAAAAGCACCTGAAGTCTGTCCAGTATGCAGTTTTTCTCAAAGTTATTTTGAAGTAAGAAAAGAAAATTATTAA
- a CDS encoding TetR/AcrR family transcriptional regulator yields the protein MPRFTEEEKNYYYDRLMSEGERLFNQKGLKSVTVDEITANIGLGKGTFYHFFHNKEHLFMSINNKIQKDIFQQVVKVLENTLDQSNEDRLYEILMIIMNAFKKHPMVINIDSRVYEKLLKKVPISCMEENNANDTWMLDMIIESGIEFKYPQKTVMKLLQGIFLNVATFLKDSEGEKSIEILFRAISNEIIK from the coding sequence ATGCCGAGATTTACTGAGGAAGAAAAAAATTATTATTATGATCGATTAATGTCTGAGGGTGAAAGGTTATTTAATCAAAAGGGTTTGAAAAGCGTAACAGTTGATGAAATAACGGCTAACATCGGATTAGGCAAAGGCACATTTTATCATTTTTTTCATAATAAAGAACACCTATTTATGAGCATTAACAATAAAATTCAAAAGGATATTTTTCAACAAGTTGTCAAAGTACTGGAAAACACATTGGATCAATCCAATGAAGACCGGTTATATGAAATATTGATGATTATAATGAATGCTTTTAAAAAACATCCAATGGTTATAAACATTGACAGTCGTGTGTATGAAAAGCTATTAAAAAAAGTGCCTATAAGCTGTATGGAAGAAAATAATGCAAACGATACTTGGATGTTAGATATGATTATTGAAAGTGGCATTGAGTTTAAATACCCACAAAAAACAGTAATGAAATTGTTGCAAGGAATTTTTCTTAATGTAGCCACGTTTTTAAAAGACAGTGAAGGGGAAAAAAGTATAGAAATTTTATTTCGTGCAATAAGTAATGAAATCATAAAATAA
- a CDS encoding alpha/beta fold hydrolase, with product MAVKWQESYINDKIFCNHYFDSKEAPNIIVTHTPIVSTTVMQPAYVALDQYKVNVFAIDFTGTGKSKGSRGDFSVQSFCNDLDDVVKYIEKHYSDDIHLFGYTGIGGIFAQYYAVGSKKIKTFSQYACARYKDTQSFGIPLPLAKTLLGLMKGITFVKPTAKMSWSPPKYSGYHEELDNGFYEHLTKKYPEAKKAPMKIFMAVFECLLSSKSKLKETVHCPTLVFKTLHDRYFPREYFDTYYEQLSCKKKLVTIDDVHNIYYFKGDVFCKEVVEWIDENKS from the coding sequence ATGGCAGTAAAATGGCAAGAAAGCTATATCAATGATAAAATTTTTTGTAATCACTATTTTGATTCAAAAGAGGCACCTAATATTATTGTAACCCATACGCCTATTGTTTCTACTACAGTTATGCAACCAGCATATGTAGCTTTAGATCAGTATAAAGTAAATGTTTTTGCAATAGACTTTACGGGAACAGGTAAAAGTAAAGGGAGTCGTGGAGATTTTTCTGTACAATCATTTTGTAACGATTTAGATGATGTTGTAAAATACATTGAAAAACATTATTCGGATGATATTCATTTATTTGGCTATACAGGAATCGGTGGGATTTTTGCACAATATTACGCTGTGGGTTCAAAGAAAATAAAAACCTTTTCCCAATATGCTTGTGCACGATACAAAGACACACAATCATTTGGGATACCATTGCCTTTAGCAAAAACACTACTTGGATTAATGAAGGGCATTACTTTTGTGAAACCAACAGCTAAAATGTCATGGTCACCTCCTAAATACTCAGGATACCATGAAGAGTTAGACAATGGTTTTTATGAGCATTTAACAAAGAAATATCCAGAGGCTAAAAAGGCGCCAATGAAAATATTTATGGCAGTATTTGAATGTCTTTTATCTTCCAAAAGCAAACTTAAAGAGACAGTTCATTGTCCGACTTTAGTCTTTAAAACCCTTCACGATCGTTATTTTCCAAGAGAATATTTTGATACATACTATGAACAACTTTCTTGTAAGAAGAAATTAGTTACTATTGATGATGTACACAATATTTATTATTTTAAAGGTGATGTATTCTGTAAAGAAGTTGTAGAGTGGATAGATGAGAACAAAAGCTAG
- the xerA gene encoding site-specific tyrosine recombinase/integron integrase, producing MSILVSEQGEELKIVFDYSEERVHIIKKFDWYRWSSKEKSWYIKNNSESIKQIKLLFKNENVIIESNYSCFNKKALNQMSDALKLKGYSHKTVKSYLGHINRFADFIQKSLYDIDINDIKKYTLYLLDEKNSSHSFVNQAISSIKFFCTAVLHQSHFSMELLPRPKKEKKLPNVLSKEEVINIINSLENEKHKTIMYLIYSAGLRVGEVVRLKLDDIDSKRMLIRISQGKGRKDRYTILSELTLKQLRKYYILYKPEQWLFPGGNGKSFLTERSVQKIFEDACNKAKIKRKVTVHTLRHSFATHLLEGGTDLRYIQELLGHTSSKTTEIYTHVTQKNLSNIKSPLDNI from the coding sequence GTGTCTATATTGGTGAGTGAACAGGGAGAAGAATTGAAAATTGTATTTGATTATTCGGAGGAAAGAGTACATATAATAAAAAAATTTGACTGGTACAGATGGTCGAGCAAAGAAAAGTCTTGGTATATTAAGAATAATAGTGAAAGTATAAAACAAATAAAGTTATTATTTAAAAATGAAAATGTGATTATCGAATCCAATTACAGTTGTTTTAATAAAAAAGCACTTAATCAAATGAGTGATGCCCTTAAATTGAAAGGTTATAGTCATAAAACAGTAAAATCATACTTAGGGCATATCAATAGATTTGCTGATTTTATACAAAAATCATTATATGATATAGATATAAACGATATTAAAAAATATACATTATACTTACTAGATGAAAAAAATTCTTCTCACTCTTTTGTAAATCAAGCAATTAGTTCTATAAAATTCTTTTGTACAGCTGTTTTACATCAATCACATTTTTCTATGGAATTGTTACCTAGGCCTAAGAAAGAAAAAAAGTTGCCCAACGTCTTGAGTAAAGAAGAAGTTATTAATATAATTAATTCCCTTGAAAATGAAAAGCATAAAACGATAATGTATCTTATTTACTCAGCAGGACTAAGAGTTGGAGAAGTTGTTAGATTAAAATTAGATGATATTGATAGTAAAAGAATGCTTATTAGAATAAGCCAAGGAAAAGGCAGAAAAGATCGATATACAATCCTTTCAGAGCTAACGTTGAAGCAGTTGAGAAAGTATTATATCCTTTATAAACCAGAACAATGGTTGTTTCCAGGAGGCAATGGAAAAAGTTTTTTGACTGAAAGATCAGTGCAGAAGATATTTGAAGATGCTTGTAATAAAGCTAAGATAAAAAGAAAAGTAACGGTACATACACTTAGGCATTCATTTGCAACACATTTGTTAGAAGGAGGGACAGACTTGAGATATATACAAGAACTTTTAGGACATACTAGTTCAAAGACAACAGAGATATATACACATGTTACTCAAAAAAATTTGAGTAATATTAAAAGTCCACTAGATAATATATAA
- a CDS encoding TIR domain-containing protein, with the protein MRQQADRLLASEDKDILVRPLAKQLSEVYKVHIWYDEFSLEYGDSLLDSIEKGLQDSKYGVVIFSKAFFEKVWTTHEYKSLKTKEMLLNQKVIIPIWYKISKNEIAQYSLTLADKYAISLNNTIDIDDLAVKIVKIIRPDIYSNLSRMRYVENQIKDSIKATISNEEFKKISLPPIRHKEISIQIKARLKVVHNAIKDVDMRSYQKYEEDFRRSTNIDREIIITELLTAAYLDCIYTREMTKYEKVYIYAFVMSLCNDQDKFPFSKEEISKFISIIDNYIRNIDARVVMEYKFEE; encoded by the coding sequence ATCCGCCAGCAAGCTGACAGATTACTTGCGTCAGAAGATAAAGATATATTAGTAAGACCTCTTGCAAAACAACTAAGTGAGGTTTATAAAGTTCATATTTGGTATGATGAATTTTCTCTAGAATATGGTGATTCATTACTTGATTCAATAGAAAAAGGTTTACAAGATTCTAAATATGGTGTTGTAATATTTAGCAAGGCTTTTTTTGAAAAAGTTTGGACAACCCATGAGTATAAAAGTTTAAAGACAAAAGAGATGCTATTAAACCAAAAGGTTATTATCCCTATCTGGTATAAAATCTCAAAAAATGAAATTGCCCAATATAGTTTGACATTAGCGGATAAGTATGCTATTTCACTCAATAATACTATTGATATTGATGATTTAGCCGTAAAAATAGTAAAAATCATTAGACCTGATATTTACAGCAATCTTAGTCGTATGCGTTATGTAGAAAATCAGATTAAGGATTCAATTAAGGCAACAATAAGTAATGAAGAATTTAAAAAAATTTCACTTCCTCCGATTAGACATAAAGAAATATCTATTCAAATAAAAGCTAGGTTAAAGGTAGTACATAACGCTATTAAAGATGTTGATATGAGAAGTTATCAGAAATATGAAGAAGATTTTAGACGAAGTACCAACATTGATAGAGAGATTATTATTACAGAATTGTTAACGGCTGCATATTTGGATTGTATATATACAAGAGAGATGACGAAGTATGAAAAGGTATATATTTATGCTTTTGTTATGTCTTTATGTAATGACCAAGATAAGTTCCCTTTTAGTAAGGAAGAAATTAGCAAATTTATTAGTATTATTGATAATTATATAAGGAACATTGATGCACGAGTTGTAATGGAATATAAATTTGAAGAATAA
- a CDS encoding EFR1 family ferrodoxin (N-terminal region resembles flavodoxins. C-terminal ferrodoxin region binds two 4Fe-4S clusters.): protein MKTNLFFFSATGNSLIIAKDIAAQLPETQIFSIPKIIDQEIDLNVDNIGFIFPVYFSGMPRIVIDFINNFELSKTKYIFAICTCGSFPMRTLLQVQKQLRTKGMTLNAGFSIQMPGNYLVKYGAFSIEKQECMLTKEKEKVATIVKMIMNQQENRIERNNFLMNWIGNLAYKSMLPKFPTLDQNFNVNDNCNSCNACEKVCPVQNIKIMNGRPNWQGNCEHCLACIQWCPTEAIQYGTKTNDRKRYHHPEVLVKELYRES from the coding sequence ATGAAAACAAATTTATTTTTCTTCTCTGCAACTGGAAATTCTCTCATTATTGCAAAAGACATTGCCGCACAACTTCCTGAAACTCAAATATTTTCTATCCCAAAAATAATTGATCAAGAAATAGATTTGAACGTTGACAATATTGGGTTCATTTTTCCAGTATATTTTTCGGGAATGCCAAGAATTGTAATTGATTTTATTAACAACTTTGAATTAAGTAAAACTAAATATATATTTGCAATATGTACTTGTGGTTCATTCCCAATGAGGACATTATTGCAAGTCCAAAAACAATTGAGAACAAAAGGGATGACCTTAAATGCCGGTTTTTCAATTCAGATGCCGGGGAATTATTTAGTAAAATATGGTGCGTTCTCTATTGAAAAACAAGAATGTATGTTGACTAAAGAAAAAGAGAAAGTCGCAACTATTGTAAAAATGATTATGAATCAGCAAGAAAATAGAATAGAAAGAAATAACTTTTTGATGAATTGGATAGGTAATTTAGCTTATAAGTCAATGTTACCCAAATTTCCGACTCTTGATCAAAATTTTAACGTTAATGATAATTGTAATAGTTGTAATGCGTGTGAAAAAGTATGTCCTGTTCAAAACATAAAGATAATGAACGGAAGACCAAACTGGCAAGGAAATTGCGAGCACTGTCTTGCTTGTATACAATGGTGTCCTACAGAAGCTATTCAATATGGCACAAAAACTAATGATAGAAAACGATATCACCATCCTGAAGTACTGGTTAAAGAACTATATCGTGAGTCGTAA
- a CDS encoding aminoglycoside phosphotransferase family protein yields the protein MRDKLLNEWIKKVLGSSTSIKSITPLKGGISSEIFCIEMTNNKSLVLRQFTNQEWLTKCLDLALHEAMSLECAKKIDIPTPELIAFDEKGIDTGHPTILMTLLRGKVDIEPIMQNKWINDIAKTLNSIHTVDIQMPWNYYTYNKVHELEEPMWTKKPKLWGQAIEILKGEKPKTKYRFIHRDYHPTNILWDNNQVSGVVDWVNSCMGPTGIDVGHCRLNLALLIGVNVADDFLNRYIEIAGNNYEYHPFWDLITLIEFLPGPPKVYRGWVDLNIKHLTNELMIGRIDNYLASIMKRL from the coding sequence ATGAGAGATAAATTATTAAACGAATGGATAAAGAAAGTATTAGGAAGTAGTACCTCAATAAAATCTATAACTCCATTAAAAGGTGGAATTTCATCAGAGATATTTTGTATTGAAATGACAAATAATAAAAGTTTGGTTCTAAGACAATTTACAAACCAAGAATGGTTAACTAAATGTCTAGATTTAGCACTACATGAAGCTATGAGTTTAGAATGTGCTAAAAAGATAGATATACCAACTCCTGAATTGATAGCATTTGATGAAAAAGGAATAGATACTGGACACCCCACTATATTAATGACATTATTAAGAGGTAAAGTTGATATAGAACCTATTATGCAAAACAAATGGATTAATGACATTGCTAAAACCCTTAATAGTATTCATACCGTTGATATTCAGATGCCATGGAATTATTACACGTACAATAAGGTCCATGAACTAGAAGAACCAATGTGGACAAAAAAACCAAAATTATGGGGACAGGCAATTGAAATACTAAAAGGAGAAAAACCGAAAACAAAATATCGATTTATACATAGAGATTATCATCCAACAAATATTCTATGGGACAATAACCAAGTAAGTGGTGTTGTAGATTGGGTAAATTCTTGTATGGGGCCTACCGGAATTGATGTAGGTCATTGTAGACTAAATCTAGCTTTATTAATTGGTGTAAATGTAGCAGATGATTTTTTGAACCGATACATTGAAATAGCTGGAAATAATTACGAATACCATCCTTTTTGGGACTTAATAACATTAATAGAGTTTTTACCTGGACCTCCAAAAGTATATAGGGGGTGGGTTGATTTGAATATAAAGCACCTGACTAATGAATTAATGATTGGACGAATCGATAATTATCTAGCAAGTATTATGAAAAGATTATAA
- a CDS encoding GNAT family N-acetyltransferase — protein sequence MEEIRLVKPSIEYGEDIMQFRKEIMEANDNDSFAGCGSLEKSSTAEYWLNLLAEKESVDTCPAGSVTSNTYIAVRISDNKIVGVIDLRHHIDHPILGSWGGHMGYSIRPGERNKGYAKEILRLNLQHCKDRNMVRVMITCSVDNIASEKTIIANGGVFEKQIYVDGEYIKRYWITL from the coding sequence ATGGAGGAAATTAGATTAGTTAAACCGTCAATTGAATATGGTGAAGATATTATGCAATTTCGAAAAGAGATTATGGAAGCTAATGATAATGACTCATTTGCTGGGTGTGGTAGTTTAGAAAAATCTTCAACTGCAGAATATTGGCTGAATCTTCTTGCTGAAAAGGAAAGTGTTGATACTTGCCCTGCAGGAAGTGTTACGTCAAATACATATATCGCAGTTCGTATTTCTGACAACAAAATAGTTGGAGTGATTGACCTTAGACATCATATAGATCATCCGATATTGGGTTCTTGGGGAGGGCATATGGGGTATTCTATACGTCCAGGTGAGAGAAATAAGGGATATGCTAAAGAAATACTAAGGTTGAACTTACAACATTGCAAAGACAGAAATATGGTTAGAGTTATGATTACATGTAGTGTAGATAATATTGCAAGTGAGAAAACAATCATAGCAAATGGTGGAGTTTTTGAGAAACAAATATATGTTGATGGAGAGTATATAAAAAGATACTGGATAACATTATAG
- a CDS encoding type II toxin-antitoxin system Phd/YefM family antitoxin, translating to MPTIRPSSDLRNKYNEVSEFCHKNLEPVYITKNGKGDLAVLSIEAYERLVGKYELNKLLNEGIEDVKNNKLLSVEDSFKRIREGLENERV from the coding sequence ATGCCAACAATTAGACCAAGCTCAGACTTAAGAAACAAATATAATGAAGTATCGGAATTTTGTCATAAGAATTTAGAACCTGTTTATATAACAAAAAATGGGAAAGGTGACTTAGCTGTTTTAAGCATTGAAGCATATGAAAGACTTGTGGGAAAATATGAACTAAATAAGTTATTAAATGAAGGAATAGAAGATGTTAAGAATAATAAACTTCTGTCAGTAGAAGATTCTTTTAAAAGAATTAGAGAAGGTTTAGAAAATGAAAGAGTATAA
- a CDS encoding type II toxin-antitoxin system RelE/ParE family toxin has product MKEYKVTITEKATKDMYEITSYIGNELLDMQAANRLLEKFKVSIVSLSNMPKRHSLLQDEELAGRGIGRIVVDNYIIFYICSDKDKVVRLIRVLYHKRDWVTLI; this is encoded by the coding sequence ATGAAAGAGTATAAAGTTACAATTACAGAGAAAGCAACAAAGGATATGTATGAAATTACTTCGTATATAGGTAATGAATTATTAGATATGCAGGCAGCAAATAGGTTGTTAGAAAAATTCAAAGTATCTATTGTAAGCTTATCAAATATGCCTAAAAGACACTCATTATTACAAGATGAAGAATTAGCAGGTAGAGGTATTGGGAGAATAGTAGTGGATAATTATATAATTTTCTATATTTGTTCTGATAAAGATAAAGTAGTGAGATTGATTAGAGTATTATACCATAAAAGAGATTGGGTAACTTTGATATAG
- a CDS encoding type II toxin-antitoxin system RelE/ParE family toxin, translating into MSGRVVPEFPNESIREIIFRTYRIIYEITEENIIILSVIHGSKLLDDRD; encoded by the coding sequence ATGTCAGGAAGGGTTGTACCTGAGTTTCCAAATGAAAGTATTAGGGAAATTATATTTAGAACCTATAGGATTATATATGAGATTACAGAAGAAAATATAATAATATTATCAGTTATACATGGAAGCAAATTATTAGATGACAGAGATTAA
- a CDS encoding Fic family protein translates to MFELIDEKKKEIGRKRPLSTNTVKSIREKLNLDWTYNSNAIEGNTLTLVETKVVLEGITVGGKSMREHLEVINHKDAILYVEDIVNKEEQLSQIQIKNIHKLVLKGVNDEYAGRYRSEDVIIAGAEHIPPNHFKLVDEMEKFMEWYWNEGINLHPVERAARVHVDFVKIHPFIDGNGRTARLLLNLELLKEGYPPIIIRNEDRVKYYNLLYKAHIKGDYEEFISLVAEELEKSLDLYLKLIN, encoded by the coding sequence ATGTTTGAATTAATTGATGAAAAAAAGAAGGAAATAGGTAGAAAAAGACCTTTATCTACTAATACAGTAAAAAGCATAAGAGAGAAACTCAATCTAGATTGGACATATAATTCTAATGCAATTGAAGGAAATACATTAACATTAGTAGAAACAAAAGTTGTTCTTGAAGGGATAACAGTTGGTGGAAAGTCTATGAGAGAGCATTTAGAGGTAATTAACCATAAAGATGCAATTCTATATGTTGAAGACATAGTAAATAAGGAAGAACAACTCTCACAGATACAAATAAAAAATATTCATAAATTGGTTCTTAAAGGAGTTAATGACGAGTATGCAGGAAGATATAGAAGTGAAGACGTAATAATTGCAGGTGCAGAACACATACCACCTAATCATTTTAAGTTAGTTGACGAAATGGAAAAATTTATGGAATGGTATTGGAATGAAGGAATAAACTTACATCCAGTAGAAAGAGCTGCAAGAGTTCATGTCGATTTTGTTAAGATACATCCATTTATAGATGGTAATGGTAGAACAGCAAGGTTACTACTAAACTTAGAATTGTTGAAAGAAGGTTATCCACCAATAATTATAAGAAATGAAGATAGGGTTAAATATTATAATTTACTTTATAAAGCTCATATAAAAGGAGATTATGAAGAATTCATTTCCTTAGTAGCTGAAGAATTAGAAAAAAGTCTTGATTTATATTTGAAATTAATAAATTAA
- a CDS encoding GNAT family N-acetyltransferase, whose protein sequence is MTIINGERINLKFASIDHMRTVYDLLVAEDIKDFIFKDNYPAPTWKEFQDDEVGYFNGCATKDGNYLLIEYRGEVAGSISYANGYEKRKYSELDIWLSSKHLGLGLGTEAILLLREFVHNEYGIDEFIIRPWKKNINAVKAYHKCGFHEDTTFDISQYYSDEDLEEYGDGDYGVEETLNLVMRY, encoded by the coding sequence ATGACAATAATTAATGGTGAAAGAATCAACTTAAAATTTGCATCTATTGACCATATGAGAACTGTATATGATTTGCTTGTCGCTGAAGATATTAAAGATTTTATATTTAAGGATAATTATCCCGCACCAACATGGAAAGAATTTCAGGATGACGAAGTGGGTTATTTTAATGGTTGTGCAACAAAGGATGGAAATTACCTGTTGATTGAGTATAGGGGTGAAGTAGCAGGAAGTATCAGCTATGCTAATGGCTACGAAAAACGAAAATACTCTGAACTTGACATATGGTTATCTAGCAAGCATCTTGGGCTAGGGCTAGGAACTGAGGCTATTTTGCTTTTACGAGAATTTGTTCACAATGAATATGGTATAGATGAATTTATTATTAGACCATGGAAGAAGAATATAAACGCGGTAAAAGCATATCACAAATGCGGATTTCATGAAGATACAACATTTGATATTAGCCAATACTACAGTGATGAAGATTTGGAAGAATATGGTGATGGTGATTATGGAGTTGAAGAAACGCTAAATTTGGTTATGAGATATTAG
- a CDS encoding HAD-IIA family hydrolase: protein MNKIGVILDLEGTLISNGEALLGSIKLLEYLMEKNIPFRIITNTVSKSCKELSFAFHNVGIDIPEIYFINPIVTVKGFLSKNHIESFWFVGSNDTKSQLGIDGKYKEIPEYIILCDFENVDCNYELLNRIFSYIHKGSKLLTMSQSKYYLSKSGPKLDTGAFCSMFENITGINSILFGKPSDKIYQEAISQMNIESSKIIAIGDDVLTDIKGGNKMSAYSILVKSGKYKKDDETKIKPNKVVENLLEIIPFLKKINNEKDVL, encoded by the coding sequence ATGAATAAAATAGGAGTTATATTGGATTTAGAAGGAACATTAATCAGTAACGGTGAAGCATTATTAGGTTCAATTAAGCTGCTAGAATATTTAATGGAAAAGAATATTCCTTTTAGAATAATAACAAATACAGTATCAAAATCATGTAAAGAGTTATCCTTTGCGTTTCATAATGTAGGTATTGATATACCAGAGATCTATTTTATAAACCCCATTGTTACAGTAAAAGGATTTTTATCTAAAAACCATATAGAATCGTTTTGGTTTGTTGGCTCGAATGATACTAAGAGTCAATTAGGAATAGATGGAAAATATAAAGAAATTCCTGAATATATAATACTGTGTGATTTCGAAAACGTTGATTGTAACTATGAATTACTTAATAGGATATTTAGTTATATACATAAGGGTTCAAAGTTGTTAACTATGTCACAGTCAAAATACTATTTATCAAAGAGTGGTCCTAAACTGGATACAGGTGCATTCTGTAGCATGTTTGAGAATATAACAGGAATCAATTCTATCTTATTTGGAAAACCATCTGATAAAATTTATCAAGAAGCAATTAGTCAAATGAATATTGAATCGAGTAAGATTATTGCTATAGGAGACGATGTTTTAACAGATATAAAAGGGGGCAATAAAATGAGTGCATATTCAATACTTGTTAAGAGTGGGAAGTATAAAAAAGATGATGAAACTAAAATAAAGCCAAATAAAGTGGTTGAAAATTTGCTGGAAATAATACCTTTCTTGAAAAAAATAAACAATGAAAAAGATGTACTATAA
- a CDS encoding XAC2610-related protein has protein sequence MNRDYILVIGLIVLLLTGCQDSSVIKADLNNSLIVTTEIIDEIIKTDDEAIKESLENAKYEELEAYEFYIDIVDKKFKVVMEAKPFEEDIEDILYDSELLISIYDVDDLTEPVQQLSNKTNGTLFFENGVLDANFDGYDDFYYVAFRGATNASSNFFLWDNDEMCFKFSEELSELSLPSFHNDLEVVSEFNKGGAASNFTRYYKFYKDELICIRALYMNVSQEGMHVLRVEDLRQGELVEVFNKNVPLERIEEAYVGEEYDEFFQWKNLEYTGE, from the coding sequence ATGAATAGAGATTATATTTTAGTCATTGGATTGATAGTACTTTTATTAACAGGCTGTCAAGATAGCTCGGTTATTAAAGCGGATTTGAATAATTCTTTAATAGTAACAACTGAAATCATAGATGAGATTATAAAAACAGATGATGAGGCAATCAAAGAAAGTTTAGAAAATGCTAAGTATGAAGAACTAGAAGCTTATGAATTTTATATAGATATTGTGGATAAGAAGTTTAAAGTAGTCATGGAGGCAAAACCATTTGAAGAAGATATAGAGGACATATTGTATGATAGTGAACTTTTAATATCAATATATGATGTTGATGATTTAACTGAGCCTGTTCAGCAATTATCAAATAAAACTAATGGCACTTTGTTTTTTGAGAATGGCGTTTTAGATGCTAACTTTGACGGGTATGATGATTTTTACTATGTAGCATTTAGAGGTGCTACTAACGCTTCATCGAATTTTTTTCTATGGGATAATGATGAAATGTGCTTTAAATTTTCAGAAGAATTAAGTGAACTATCATTACCCTCCTTCCATAATGATTTGGAAGTGGTAAGTGAGTTTAATAAGGGGGGAGCGGCTTCAAACTTTACTCGTTATTATAAATTTTATAAAGATGAATTGATTTGCATTAGAGCATTGTATATGAATGTATCACAAGAAGGAATGCATGTTTTAAGGGTAGAAGATTTAAGGCAAGGAGAACTTGTCGAAGTATTTAATAAGAATGTTCCTTTAGAACGTATTGAAGAGGCCTATGTTGGTGAAGAATATGATGAGTTTTTTCAGTGGAAGAATCTAGAGTATACAGGTGAATGA